The following coding sequences lie in one Girardinichthys multiradiatus isolate DD_20200921_A chromosome 13, DD_fGirMul_XY1, whole genome shotgun sequence genomic window:
- the LOC124878852 gene encoding uncharacterized protein LOC124878852 isoform X4, protein MIEDPWKPLIPNSRFSALAPFPRRTWIHPNAPRDDFDMVCEIIWSKTAHLEGKGESSSQRPLDMVGILSNCQLNYGGDEGEKKTKYLVSRNQHEMGKRQHHIEFNLSCPYISGCRRLHVAKPAQVKCVKENLKSGRKPVKKLWVPQTSAEHKRNTEEPASPFPAELHQDSCQSEYEKDTKSLFDTNSSNGDNSVTLLGVQIYSSDSNETFAEIDINYVGKKEIPQFSERSSSDRERGFLFNTETDFPQLPTNKAGIPSCPTKLSTSRKVHSQWETPFSFHPHHALTATLASGMSALVQAPIQGKELHTNSTTDTFLVEPRAYDLLADFPALQPSENPLSLGEVCHGNPRTRTAEAKRGLTLSPNHHQDSVVSHKRRVETVPHEVFSICSGDQKSALDLETFGLVSEFKSPRVSCEKMKANNLLPPTGVQLWLKATLLCPINEDLIYSQHTSSSL, encoded by the exons atgatAGAAGATCCTTGGAAGCCACTTATTCCCAATTCACGCTTCAGCGCACTCGCTCCGTTTCCGCGCCGCACATGGATTCATCCAAACGCGCCCAGAGATGATTTTGATATGGTCTGCGAAATTATTTGGAGCAAAACCGCCCATCTAGAGGGCAAAGGTGAAAGTTCATCACAGAGGCCACTGGATATGGTCGGTATCCTCTCTAACTGCCAGCTGAATTATGG gggtgatgagggagaaaaaaagacaaagtatTTGGTTTCGAGAAACCAGCACGAGATGGGCAAGAGACAACACCACATTGAGTTCAATCTTTCTTGCCCCTATATCTCAGGCTGCAGACGTCTCCATGTTGCGAAACCTGCACAG gtaaaatgtgtaaaagaaaaTCTCAAGAGTGGAAGAAAACCGGTCAAGAAGTTGTGGGTTCCTCAAACTAGTGCTGAACATAAAAGGAATACTGAAGAACCTGCCTCACCTTTTCCTGCTGAACTACACCAGGATTCATGTCAAAGCGAATATGAGAAAGATACAAAAAGCCTCTTTGACACTAATTCTAGCAATGGTGATAATTCTGTCACTCTACTCGGGGTACAAATTTATTCTTCTGATAGCAACGAGACCTTTGCAGAGATTGACATAAATTatgtgggaaaaaaagaaatcccacAATTTTCAGAAAGGAGCAGTTCTGACAGGGAGCGGGGTTTCCTATTTAACACAGAGACAGACTTTCCTCAGCTCCCTACCAACAAGGCTGGCATTCCATCTTGTCCCACTAAGCTTTCAACCTCGAGGAAGGTGCACAGCCAGTGGGAGACTCCCTTCTCATTCCACCCACACCATGCCCTCACTGCCACTTTGGCGAGTGGGATGAGTGCCCTGGTGCAGGCTCCAATCCAAGGCAAGGAGCTCCATACAAACTCCACAACTGACACATTTCTGGTAGAGCCGAGGGCCTATGACCTATTGGCTGACTTTCCGGCTCTCCAGCCCTCAGAGAACCCTTTATCACTGGGTGAAGTGTGTCATGGGAATCCCAGGACCAGAACTGCAGAGGCAAAAAGAGGTCTTACCCTCTCACCAAATCATCACCAAGACAGTGTGGTTTCCCACAAGAGGAGAGTGGAAACTGTGCCCCATGAGGTCTTCTCCATCTGTTCAGGAGATCAAAAATCAGCACTGGACCTTGAAACATTTGGCTTGGTCAGCGAGTTCAAATCCCCAAGAGTTAGCTGTGAGAAAATGAAGGCCAACAACCTGCTGCCTCCTACAG GTGTACAACTTTGGCTCAAGGCTACTCTGCTCTGCCCAATAAATGAGGATTTGATATACTCCCAACACACCTCCAGCAGTTTATA G
- the LOC124878852 gene encoding uncharacterized protein LOC124878852 isoform X1 → MIEDPWKPLIPNSRFSALAPFPRRTWIHPNAPRDDFDMVCEIIWSKTAHLEGKGESSSQRPLDMVGILSNCQLNYGGDEGEKKTKYLVSRNQHEMGKRQHHIEFNLSCPYISGCRRLHVAKPAQVKCVKENLKSGRKPVKKLWVPQTSAEHKRNTEEPASPFPAELHQDSCQSEYEKDTKSLFDTNSSNGDNSVTLLGVQIYSSDSNETFAEIDINYVGKKEIPQFSERSSSDRERGFLFNTETDFPQLPTNKAGIPSCPTKLSTSRKVHSQWETPFSFHPHHALTATLASGMSALVQAPIQGKELHTNSTTDTFLVEPRAYDLLADFPALQPSENPLSLGEVCHGNPRTRTAEAKRGLTLSPNHHQDSVVSHKRRVETVPHEVFSICSGDQKSALDLETFGLVSEFKSPRVSCEKMKANNLLPPTVAGTDGVGVNARSWASAAKAGMRQAAVPQEKVRPCTFQHTVTINRAKGKRSICQ, encoded by the exons atgatAGAAGATCCTTGGAAGCCACTTATTCCCAATTCACGCTTCAGCGCACTCGCTCCGTTTCCGCGCCGCACATGGATTCATCCAAACGCGCCCAGAGATGATTTTGATATGGTCTGCGAAATTATTTGGAGCAAAACCGCCCATCTAGAGGGCAAAGGTGAAAGTTCATCACAGAGGCCACTGGATATGGTCGGTATCCTCTCTAACTGCCAGCTGAATTATGG gggtgatgagggagaaaaaaagacaaagtatTTGGTTTCGAGAAACCAGCACGAGATGGGCAAGAGACAACACCACATTGAGTTCAATCTTTCTTGCCCCTATATCTCAGGCTGCAGACGTCTCCATGTTGCGAAACCTGCACAG gtaaaatgtgtaaaagaaaaTCTCAAGAGTGGAAGAAAACCGGTCAAGAAGTTGTGGGTTCCTCAAACTAGTGCTGAACATAAAAGGAATACTGAAGAACCTGCCTCACCTTTTCCTGCTGAACTACACCAGGATTCATGTCAAAGCGAATATGAGAAAGATACAAAAAGCCTCTTTGACACTAATTCTAGCAATGGTGATAATTCTGTCACTCTACTCGGGGTACAAATTTATTCTTCTGATAGCAACGAGACCTTTGCAGAGATTGACATAAATTatgtgggaaaaaaagaaatcccacAATTTTCAGAAAGGAGCAGTTCTGACAGGGAGCGGGGTTTCCTATTTAACACAGAGACAGACTTTCCTCAGCTCCCTACCAACAAGGCTGGCATTCCATCTTGTCCCACTAAGCTTTCAACCTCGAGGAAGGTGCACAGCCAGTGGGAGACTCCCTTCTCATTCCACCCACACCATGCCCTCACTGCCACTTTGGCGAGTGGGATGAGTGCCCTGGTGCAGGCTCCAATCCAAGGCAAGGAGCTCCATACAAACTCCACAACTGACACATTTCTGGTAGAGCCGAGGGCCTATGACCTATTGGCTGACTTTCCGGCTCTCCAGCCCTCAGAGAACCCTTTATCACTGGGTGAAGTGTGTCATGGGAATCCCAGGACCAGAACTGCAGAGGCAAAAAGAGGTCTTACCCTCTCACCAAATCATCACCAAGACAGTGTGGTTTCCCACAAGAGGAGAGTGGAAACTGTGCCCCATGAGGTCTTCTCCATCTGTTCAGGAGATCAAAAATCAGCACTGGACCTTGAAACATTTGGCTTGGTCAGCGAGTTCAAATCCCCAAGAGTTAGCTGTGAGAAAATGAAGGCCAACAACCTGCTGCCTCCTACAG TTGCAGGTACAGATGGTGTGGGTGTTAATGCCAGGTCCTGGGCTAGCGCTGCCAAGGCAGGCATGAGGCAAGCAGCTGTCCCCCAGGAGAAAGTCAGACCTTGCACCTTTCAACACACAGTTACTATTAACAGAGCCAAAG
- the LOC124878852 gene encoding uncharacterized protein LOC124878852 isoform X3, producing the protein MIEDPWKPLIPNSRFSALAPFPRRTWIHPNAPRDDFDMVCEIIWSKTAHLEGKGESSSQRPLDMVGILSNCQLNYGGDEGEKKTKYLVSRNQHEMGKRQHHIEFNLSCPYISGCRRLHVAKPAQVKCVKENLKSGRKPVKKLWVPQTSAEHKRNTEEPASPFPAELHQDSCQSEYEKDTKSLFDTNSSNGDNSVTLLGVQIYSSDSNETFAEIDINYVGKKEIPQFSERSSSDRERGFLFNTETDFPQLPTNKAGIPSCPTKLSTSRKVHSQWETPFSFHPHHALTATLASGMSALVQAPIQGKELHTNSTTDTFLVEPRAYDLLADFPALQPSENPLSLGEVCHGNPRTRTAEAKRGLTLSPNHHQDSVVSHKRRVETVPHEVFSICSGDQKSALDLETFGLVSEFKSPRVSCEKMKANNLLPPTGVQLWLKATLLCPINEDLIYSQHTSSSLYCRYRWCGC; encoded by the exons atgatAGAAGATCCTTGGAAGCCACTTATTCCCAATTCACGCTTCAGCGCACTCGCTCCGTTTCCGCGCCGCACATGGATTCATCCAAACGCGCCCAGAGATGATTTTGATATGGTCTGCGAAATTATTTGGAGCAAAACCGCCCATCTAGAGGGCAAAGGTGAAAGTTCATCACAGAGGCCACTGGATATGGTCGGTATCCTCTCTAACTGCCAGCTGAATTATGG gggtgatgagggagaaaaaaagacaaagtatTTGGTTTCGAGAAACCAGCACGAGATGGGCAAGAGACAACACCACATTGAGTTCAATCTTTCTTGCCCCTATATCTCAGGCTGCAGACGTCTCCATGTTGCGAAACCTGCACAG gtaaaatgtgtaaaagaaaaTCTCAAGAGTGGAAGAAAACCGGTCAAGAAGTTGTGGGTTCCTCAAACTAGTGCTGAACATAAAAGGAATACTGAAGAACCTGCCTCACCTTTTCCTGCTGAACTACACCAGGATTCATGTCAAAGCGAATATGAGAAAGATACAAAAAGCCTCTTTGACACTAATTCTAGCAATGGTGATAATTCTGTCACTCTACTCGGGGTACAAATTTATTCTTCTGATAGCAACGAGACCTTTGCAGAGATTGACATAAATTatgtgggaaaaaaagaaatcccacAATTTTCAGAAAGGAGCAGTTCTGACAGGGAGCGGGGTTTCCTATTTAACACAGAGACAGACTTTCCTCAGCTCCCTACCAACAAGGCTGGCATTCCATCTTGTCCCACTAAGCTTTCAACCTCGAGGAAGGTGCACAGCCAGTGGGAGACTCCCTTCTCATTCCACCCACACCATGCCCTCACTGCCACTTTGGCGAGTGGGATGAGTGCCCTGGTGCAGGCTCCAATCCAAGGCAAGGAGCTCCATACAAACTCCACAACTGACACATTTCTGGTAGAGCCGAGGGCCTATGACCTATTGGCTGACTTTCCGGCTCTCCAGCCCTCAGAGAACCCTTTATCACTGGGTGAAGTGTGTCATGGGAATCCCAGGACCAGAACTGCAGAGGCAAAAAGAGGTCTTACCCTCTCACCAAATCATCACCAAGACAGTGTGGTTTCCCACAAGAGGAGAGTGGAAACTGTGCCCCATGAGGTCTTCTCCATCTGTTCAGGAGATCAAAAATCAGCACTGGACCTTGAAACATTTGGCTTGGTCAGCGAGTTCAAATCCCCAAGAGTTAGCTGTGAGAAAATGAAGGCCAACAACCTGCTGCCTCCTACAG GTGTACAACTTTGGCTCAAGGCTACTCTGCTCTGCCCAATAAATGAGGATTTGATATACTCCCAACACACCTCCAGCAGTTTATA TTGCAGGTACAGATGGTGTGGGTGTTAA
- the LOC124878852 gene encoding uncharacterized protein LOC124878852 isoform X2: protein MIEDPWKPLIPNSRFSALAPFPRRTWIHPNAPRDDFDMVCEIIWSKTAHLEGKGESSSQRPLDMVGILSNCQLNYGGDEGEKKTKYLVSRNQHEMGKRQHHIEFNLSCPYISGCRRLHVAKPAQVKCVKENLKSGRKPVKKLWVPQTSAEHKRNTEEPASPFPAELHQDSCQSEYEKDTKSLFDTNSSNGDNSVTLLGVQIYSSDSNETFAEIDINYVGKKEIPQFSERSSSDRERGFLFNTETDFPQLPTNKAGIPSCPTKLSTSRKVHSQWETPFSFHPHHALTATLASGMSALVQAPIQGKELHTNSTTDTFLVEPRAYDLLADFPALQPSENPLSLGEVCHGNPRTRTAEAKRGLTLSPNHHQDSVVSHKRRVETVPHEVFSICSGDQKSALDLETFGLVSEFKSPRVSCEKMKANNLLPPTVAGTDGVGVNARSWASAAKAGMRQAAVPQEKVRPCTFQHTVTINRAKGILG from the exons atgatAGAAGATCCTTGGAAGCCACTTATTCCCAATTCACGCTTCAGCGCACTCGCTCCGTTTCCGCGCCGCACATGGATTCATCCAAACGCGCCCAGAGATGATTTTGATATGGTCTGCGAAATTATTTGGAGCAAAACCGCCCATCTAGAGGGCAAAGGTGAAAGTTCATCACAGAGGCCACTGGATATGGTCGGTATCCTCTCTAACTGCCAGCTGAATTATGG gggtgatgagggagaaaaaaagacaaagtatTTGGTTTCGAGAAACCAGCACGAGATGGGCAAGAGACAACACCACATTGAGTTCAATCTTTCTTGCCCCTATATCTCAGGCTGCAGACGTCTCCATGTTGCGAAACCTGCACAG gtaaaatgtgtaaaagaaaaTCTCAAGAGTGGAAGAAAACCGGTCAAGAAGTTGTGGGTTCCTCAAACTAGTGCTGAACATAAAAGGAATACTGAAGAACCTGCCTCACCTTTTCCTGCTGAACTACACCAGGATTCATGTCAAAGCGAATATGAGAAAGATACAAAAAGCCTCTTTGACACTAATTCTAGCAATGGTGATAATTCTGTCACTCTACTCGGGGTACAAATTTATTCTTCTGATAGCAACGAGACCTTTGCAGAGATTGACATAAATTatgtgggaaaaaaagaaatcccacAATTTTCAGAAAGGAGCAGTTCTGACAGGGAGCGGGGTTTCCTATTTAACACAGAGACAGACTTTCCTCAGCTCCCTACCAACAAGGCTGGCATTCCATCTTGTCCCACTAAGCTTTCAACCTCGAGGAAGGTGCACAGCCAGTGGGAGACTCCCTTCTCATTCCACCCACACCATGCCCTCACTGCCACTTTGGCGAGTGGGATGAGTGCCCTGGTGCAGGCTCCAATCCAAGGCAAGGAGCTCCATACAAACTCCACAACTGACACATTTCTGGTAGAGCCGAGGGCCTATGACCTATTGGCTGACTTTCCGGCTCTCCAGCCCTCAGAGAACCCTTTATCACTGGGTGAAGTGTGTCATGGGAATCCCAGGACCAGAACTGCAGAGGCAAAAAGAGGTCTTACCCTCTCACCAAATCATCACCAAGACAGTGTGGTTTCCCACAAGAGGAGAGTGGAAACTGTGCCCCATGAGGTCTTCTCCATCTGTTCAGGAGATCAAAAATCAGCACTGGACCTTGAAACATTTGGCTTGGTCAGCGAGTTCAAATCCCCAAGAGTTAGCTGTGAGAAAATGAAGGCCAACAACCTGCTGCCTCCTACAG TTGCAGGTACAGATGGTGTGGGTGTTAATGCCAGGTCCTGGGCTAGCGCTGCCAAGGCAGGCATGAGGCAAGCAGCTGTCCCCCAGGAGAAAGTCAGACCTTGCACCTTTCAACACACAGTTACTATTAACAGAGCCAAAG